A window of the Cryptococcus decagattii chromosome 6, complete sequence genome harbors these coding sequences:
- a CDS encoding decapping nuclease RAI1, which produces MAYYSPAPIGCDLTEGFERRIEREDEEEHLDGLVESLEYIIKRGGKGERKGGIITWRGMLTRLLTMPYETRDPWEMTAVALDGSVYLESWDPPEAKAKRRQEQSTWEKQGYMGYAYESFSTIPQGGRPGNGPEGWGGDVNTNVQWANVVRSAIGEIPLCIAGEVDCVKAEPGSPNPGLSGCMELKTNKVIQHPGHEAMFHKKLLKHWAQSWLLGIPEVVVGFRDDDGILLSQTTFDTARIPYLVGTLNKSSWSPSLCLQSLHSVCSLLTTNVLPTDPLVTYPYIRDNRQTVEEVGELPPAVMWRLVFDPRKGCELHTVGEVGVVDGRWGGMLKEEYVRWRMGLD; this is translated from the exons ATGGCCTATTACTCTCCAGCGCCGATCGGATGTGATCTCACAGAAGGGTTTGAAAGGCGGATagagagagaagacgaggaagaacatCTAGATGGGCTGGTAGAGAGTCTGGAATACATTATTAAACGAGGGGGGAAGGgtgaaagaaaaggagggaTCATCACTTGGAGAGGAATGTTGACAAG GCTCCTTACCATGCCATATGAAACGAGAGATCCATGGGAAATGACTGCTGTAGCTCTCGATGGTTCTGTCTATCTTGAATCGTGGGATCCGCCAGAGGCAAAAGCCAAACG GAGACAAGAGCAATCAACTTGGGAGAAGCAAGGCTATATGGGATACGCATACGAATCATTCTCTACGATACCGCAAGGGGGACGCCCGGGAAATGGGCCGGAAGGATGGGGAGGTGATGTCAATACCAATGTACAA TGGGCTAA TGTGGTACGTTCCGCGATAGGAGAAATACCCCTCTGCATTGCTGGGGAAGTCGATTGCGTGAAAG CTGAACCTGGATCTCCAAATCCTGGCTTATCGGGATGCATGGAACTCAAGACTAATAAGGTCATACAACATCCCGGACACGAAGCAATGTTTCATAAAAAACTGTTGAAGCATTGGGCGCAGAGTTGGTTACTGGGGATACCT GAAGTCGTCGTAGGCTTCAGAGACGATGACGGAattcttctctcccaaACCACGTTCGATACTGCCAGGATTCCTTATCT AGTTGGGACACTCAATAAATCATCATGGTCACCCAGCCTCTGCCTCCAATCTCTCCATTCGGTTTGCTCTCTCTTGACAACGAATGTTTTACCCACCGATCCACTCGTCACCTATCCCTATATACGCGACAATAGACAGACTGTAGAGGAAGTTGGAGAGCTACCGCCAGCCGTCATGTGGCGATTGGTATTTGATCCAAGAAAGGGCTGCGAGTTGCATACTGTAGGAGAAGTAGGTGTAGTCGATGGACGCTGGGGAGGGATGCTGAAGGAGGAGTATGTGCGATGGAGAATGGGTTTGGATTGA
- a CDS encoding DNA replication licensing factor MCM7, with translation MATNDAGASVMPVANVQINYEEESAKIEDFLQNYVTRSRPRRNQSALPADDDAAAEDTSEDEDDLAGGMGGLDVQGARRIKSKYLRMLREVANRRREDIVIDLKDLKKYSNELSLLHNIQNNTRRYIQLFSDVIDKIMPAPDNEVDFTNDVLDLIMQQRREMNAQVDAGERSADAGMFPPELMRRYNVYFRPLRSDDVLAVRAVRGAHLGKLITVRGIVTRVSEVKPLLVVNAYTCDSCGNEIFQEITQKHFTPLTVCPSGVCVRNQTKGQLHMQTRASRFRPFQEVKIQEMADQVPVGHIPRSMTIHLYGTLTRSVNPGDVVHIGGIFIPTPYTGMRALRAGLLQDTFLEAMHVHQLKKQYNTMETTPEIQEAIADLKSDPALYARLANSIAPEIYGHEDVKKALLLLLVGGVTNSRKDGMRIRGDINVCLMGDPGVAKSQLLKYITKVAPRGVYTTGRGSSGVGLTAAVMRDPVTDEMVLEGGALVLADNGICCIDEFDKMEESDRTAIHEVMEQQTISISKAGITTTLNARTSILAAANPLYGRYNPKVSPVENINLPAALLSRFDVLFLILDSPTREDDERLAQHVCFVHMHNTHPELDFEPVDPTLMRHYIAECRKIEPRVPQALSEYIVSSYVQMRKQQQEDEAEEKSHSYVSARTLLAVLRLSQALARLRHDDIVQQGDVDEALRLMDVSKASLYEHSQQRNGEDQTSTSKIFRIIKDMAQRAADEEDDEEMGELAMMDVRNRVIAKGFTEMQLMETILEYENMDVLMRTGNGSRLQFVTA, from the exons ATGGCGACCAACGATGCCGGTGCCAGTGTTATGCCCGTAGCCAACGTGCAG ATAAACTACGAGGAAGAGTCTG CTAAGATTGAAGACTTTCTTCAGAATTATGTCACTAGGTCTCGCCCACGTCGTAATCAAAGTGCACTCCCCGCAGATGATGACGCAGCTGCTGAGGACACTtctgaagatgaggatgatttGGCCGGCGGGATGGGTGGGCTGGATGTTCAAGGCGCCAGGAGGATAAAGTCCAAATATTTGAGGATGCTGAGGGAGGTTGCCaacagaagaagggaggatATTGTCATTGATTTGAAGGATCTCAAGAAG TACAGTAACGAACTCTCGCTTCTTCACAACATCCAAAACAACACGCGTCGATACATTCAGCTCTTCTCGGACGTAATCGACAAAATCATGCCTGCGCCGGACAACGAGGTCGACTTCACCAATGATGTGCTCGACTTGATTATGCAGCAACGAAGGGAAATGAACGCTCAAGTTGACGCGGGGGAAAGGAGTGCGGACGCGGGAATGTTCCCACCAGAGCTGATGAGAAGATA CAATGTATACTTCCGTCCGCTACGATCTGATGACGTCCTTGCTGTTCGAGCAGTTCGAGGTGCTCATCTTGGCAAGCTCATCACCGTGCGAGGTATCGTCACCCGTGTTTCTGAAGTTAAACCCCTCCTCGTCGTCAACGCCTATACCTGTGACTCCTGTGGTAACGAAATCTTCCAAGAGATTACCCAAAAACATTTCACCCCTCTCACTGTTTGTCCCTCCGGCGTCTGTGTTAGGAACCAAACCAAGGGCCAATTGCATATGCAAACTCGAGCCAGTAGATTCAGGCCTTTCCAAGAAGTTAAAATCCAAGAAATGGCCGACCAGGTTCCTGTAGGTCACATCCCCCGGTCGATGACTATCCATCTGTACGGCACCCTCACTCGATCTGTTAACCCTGGAGACGTCGTCCACATTGGAGGTATCTTCATCCCAACTCCTTACACTGGTATGCGAGCCCTTCGTGCGGGTCTTTTGCAAGACACCTTCCTTGAGGCAATGCACGTCCACCAACTCAAAAAACAGTATAATACGATGGAGACCACCCCGGAAATTCAGGAAGCTATCGCTGATCTCAAGTCCGATCCTGCCCTCTACGCTCGACTTGCCAACTCTATAGCGCCCGAGATTTACGGTCATGAGGACGTCAAAAAAGCCTTGTTGCTTTTGCTTGTCGGTGGTGTGACAAACTCAAGGAAGGACGGTATGAGGATCAGAGGCGATATCAATGTCTGTTTGATGGGTGATCCTGGTGTTGCCAAATCACAATTGCTCAAGTACATCACAAAGGTTGCCCCTAGAGGTGTTTACACCACCGGCAGGGGTTCCAGTGGTGTTGGTTTGACAGCGGCGGTTATGAGGGATCCAGTTACTGACGAGATGGTCTTGG AGGGGGGTGCCCTTGTTCTCGCCGACAATGGTATCTGCTGTATCGATGAATTTGATAAGATGGAGGAATCTGACCGAACCGCCATTCATGAAGTCATGGAACAACAAaccatttccatctccaagGCTGGTATCACCACCACTCTTAACGCGCGTACTTCCATCCTTGCGGCCGCGAACCCTCTTTACGGACGATACAATCCCAAAGTCTCTCCAGTTGAGAATATCAACCTTCCTGCAGCTCTTTTGTCTCGTTTCGATGTTCTCTTCCTTATCCTTGATTCTCCTACCAGGGAAGACGATGAGCGACTGGCCCAACACGTTTGCTTTGTCCATATGCACAACACCCATCCCGAGCTCGATTTTGAGCCCGTCGACCCTACATTGATGAGACACTACATCGCCGAATGCCGAAAGATTGAACCTCGTGTCCCCCAGGCCTTATCAGAATACATTGTTTCCAGCTACGTACAAATGCGAAAACAGCaacaagaagatgaggcGGAAGAAAAGTCTCACTCTTATGTTTCTGCCCGTACTCTTCTTGCCGTCTTGCGTCTGTCACAGGCGCTGGCCCGTCTGCGACATGACGATATCGTCCAACAAGGCGATGTGGACGAAGCTCTTCGATTGATGGACGTCTCCAAGGCGAGCTTGTACGAGCACTCTCAACAGAGGAATGGCGAAGATCAGACAAGCACAAGCAAGATCTTCAGGATCATCAAGGACATGGCGCAAAGAGCTgcagatgaggaagatgacgaggagATGGGAGAATTGGCGATGATGGATGTGAGGAACAGGGTTATCGCTAAGGGTTTCACAGAGATGCAATTGATGGAGACTATCCTCGAG TACGAGAACATGGACGTGTTGATGCGTACCGGCAACGGCTCCAGGTTGCAATTTGTTACTGCCTAA